In Desulfomicrobium macestii, the DNA window GAGGAGACCGATCTCTGCAACCAGCTCCTGACCATCCCCACCACCGACAACCTGACCTCCCTGAACCTGAGCCAGGCGGTCATGGTCGTGCTCTACGAATGCTTCAAGAAATCCCTGACCAAGCCCTTCAAGGTGGCGGGAGCCCCCAAGGATCGCTACATCAACAACGAAGAGCGGGAAGTCCTCTTCAACCAACTGCGCGAGACCCTGATCGAGATCGATTTCCTGAACAAGGACAACCCCGAATATTTCATGCTACCCCTGAAGCGCTTCTTCAACCGCATCAACCCGCGCCTGAACGAATACAACCTGCTGATGGGCCTGTGTCGCCAGATGCGAAGAATCGTGGCCGTCGCCAAGGACCGGAAGGCGTAGGGGCGAACCTGCGTGTTCGCCCCTACGGCGTCATTGTATGGCCGTACATGGCTGATCATGATTTCATTCGGGCTAAAAAATTTTCGCCTCCCCCTTGCCATCTCCGCACAAGTTCTGTACAGAATATCGTACATATGGAGACAACTAATGGACGCCATCACCTATACCAACGCCCGCGCTAATCTGGCCCAGACCATGACCCAGGTCTGTGAGGACCACGCACCGATCATCATCACCCGGGGCAATGACCAGTCGGTGGTCATGATGTCGCTGGAGGATTACACGGCCCTGGAAGAAACAGCCTACCTCCTGCGCAGCCCCAAAAACGCGGTGCGCCTGCTCAAGGCCATTTCCGAACTCGAATCCGGTCAGGGCCTGGAAAGAGCATTGGCGGAATGAAACTCATCTTCTCCGAAACCGCCTGGGAGGATTACCTCTACTGGCAGAAGACGGACGCAAAGACCCTGGCCCGGATCAACCAGCTCATCCGCGAAGCCTCCCGCCAGCCGTTCACCGGTATCGGCAAGCCCGAGCCCCTCAAACACGCCCTCAAAGGGTACTGGTCCCGCAGGATCAACGACGAGCACCGCTTCGTCTACAAGGCTACGGATGAAGCACTGCTCATCGCCCAGCTTCGCTACCATTATTAGGGGCCAATCATACACGCATCGCCTATGATCCGCTTTTTTGTACGGGTGAAAATTTTTCGCCCACGATCCACCGCCATGGCATCCACGCGTCATCCGTGATTCGAATTATCCCCCCCCCATCGCCACACCCAACCGTCGGACACCCTCTTCGATCACGGACTCCGTGTTGGAGGCAAAATTCAGACGCATGCCGCCCTCGCCCTCTGCCGGATCCAGAAAGAAATTTCCCCCCGGCGCGAAGATCACGCCTTCCCCGCAGGCCTTGGGCAGCAGGTCCGAGGCCTTCATTCCTTCCGGCAATCGCAGCCAGACGAACAGCCCCCCCTTGGGCCGTGTCCAGCTCGTGCATTCCGGCATGTGCCTCGCAAGGGCCGCGAGCATGGCGTCCCGGCGACGTCGGTAGAGTGTGCAGGAACGTTGCAGGTGGGCGTGATAACGGCCCACGGACACGTAATCCTTGAGCGCCCGCTGGATCAGGTTGCAGGTGGCCAGGTCGTGGCAGCGCTTGGAGCGCAGCAGGTGGGCGTAGACCGGGCCGTCGGCCACCACGAAGCCGACGCGCAGGCCCGGGATGAGCATCTTGGAGAAGGTGCTCATGTAGATGACGCGGCCGTCGGGATCGAGGGACTTGAGGGTGGGCTGGGCGCGGCCCTCGTAGCGGATGTCTCCGACATAGTCGTCTTCGAGGATGGGCACGTCGAAACGCCCGGCCAGGCTGATGAGCTGCCTGCGGCGCTGGCCGTCCAGACATGCGCCGGTGGGGTTGTGGAAATTGGGGATGGTGTAGATGAGGCCCGGCCGATGACGGGACAGAACCGCCTCCAGCTCCCGCATGTCCATGCCTTCCTCGTCCACGCCGACAGTCAGGATGCGCAGGCCCCGGGCGCGGAACACGTCCAGGGCCCCGGCGTAGGTCGGGCCTTCGACCACGACGGCCTCGCCGGGTGACAGGATGAGCCCCGTGACCAGGGACAGGGCCTGCTGCGAACCGGCCGTGATCAGAATGCTCTCGGCGTCCGTCTGGATGCCCTGGCTGGCCAGCACCTGGGCCAGGGTGGCGCGCAGCGGCCGGTATCCGGCGATCTCCCCGTACTCCACGGAGGCCACTCCGTCCCGGCGCATGACCTGACTCAGGAGCTTGCGAAACTCGTCCATGGGAAACAGGCGCGGGTCGCACGCACCGCCATCCAGCGCGATCCAGTCCGTTTTCCGGCTGACCTCCGGCAGATAGGCGCTCATGGCCTCGCAGCCGCCGTAAGAGAGACGTCCCTGCCATGCGGGCCAGCCGCCGGACAGGGGAGGATTCCTGGCCTCGCCGGGAGCATGGGGGAGCACGTAGAAGCCGCTGCCCTGCCGGGAAGTGATGAGCCCCTCGGCCATGAGCTCGGCGTAGGCGCTCTCCACCGTGCCGCGACTGACCCCCAGATTCGCGGCCAGGCTCCGGACCGCCGGCAGGCGGATGCCCGGGCGCAGATTCTCGGTCAGGATGCTGTTTCGAAAATGTCCGCTGATCTGCACGTAGACGGGTTCCCGGGATTCAAAATCAAGAGCCAGGCGCATGTCTTCCCTCCTGCCAAATTGGACTGGTCCATTTTATTCAAAATTGCCCCTTACGGCGGGGCCAATTTGCAACTAGACCAGCTTCACATTCAGCACAAGAAGGAGCATCCCATGGCCATGTCCCGTTCCGCCCAAGGCTTCAGCGCCGCTCTCGCCAGCGCCGTGTTCCTGTCCACGACCTCCATCTTCATCCGCCATCTGGTCATGAATTTCGACATGCCGCCGCTCGTCCTGGCCTGCTGGCGCAACATCATCGTGGTCGCGACCCTTGTGCCCCTCATGCTTCTCTTCGATCGCGGACTGCTGCGCGTCGACAAGGTCCACATCCCCTTCCTGGCCATTTTCGGGGTCATGCTGGCCGGCTTCAACGGCCTGTGGGCCATCTCGGTGGCGCAAAACGGGGCGGCCGTGGCCACGGTCATGGTTTACTGCTCCGTGGCCTACACCGCCATTCTGGGCTGGAAATTCATGGGCGAGAGTCTTGGAGCGCTCAAATTCACGGCCATCGCCCTGTGTCTCGGCGGATGCGCACTCATCAGCGGAGCGCTGAGCGCCTCGGCCTGGCAGAGCAATCTGGCGGGCGTCATCGCAGGGCTGCTGACGGGTTTGTGCTACACAGCCTACAGCCTGATGGGACGGATGACCTCGACGCGAGGCATCTCGCCCTGGACCACCCTCCTCTACATCTTCGCGTTCGCGGGGGTGTTCCTCTTCCTGGCCAATCTTACCGGCGGATGGGTTCCCGGTTCGGCGACCACCCCCGGAGACATGTTCTGGCTCGGCTCCAGCGTGGAAGGCTGGACCGTGATGATCCTGCTGGGGGCCATCCCCACGGTGGGCGGTTATGGGTTCTACAACGTCAGCCTGTCCCTGCTGGATGCCAGCGTGGCCAACATCATCGTCTCCCTGGAACCCCTCTTCACCGCCGTCTTCGCCTTCTTCCTGCTGGGCGAAACCCTGACCCCGGTCCAGCTTCTGGGCAGCGCCCTGCTGCTCTCGGGCATGGCGGCCATCAAGCTCGGCGACCTGCGCCGCCCCCTGCCCGTGCCCCAGGAAGCATGAAGCCCCGGGAACAGACGGGGCTTCATGCGGATTCAGATGTCATGATCCGGGGAACGTAAAGCCGGGGAAGGGCTAGCGTTCCTCGGCTTCCTTGCGCACCCTGCGGATCAGATCGGCCATGTTTTTCACATCCGTGACCTTCCAGTATCCTTCGGGCTGAAGCCTCAGATCCAGCTGCACCGGATAGCTGCGCTCGCTGCCGTGATCGTACACCGTCGCCTGGGCCGTGGCCGTGTCACCCTTGGCCGGATTCACGCGCACGCCCCGCAGCTCCTTGCGGGCAGTGGAAGCGTCGGCGAAGAGGACCGCCAAAAGGCCGCCGTCGGGCAACACCGCCTCCTTCGAAGGTCTTCCGGAGAAATCTCCCGAGGCCACGCCCCGGATCACGAATTTTCTGGTCTCTTCCACGAGCATCATCTTCATGGGCCCGGCCGCCGCCGAACCGGATTCCCGCGACAGCCCTCCCGAAAGCATTTCCATGAGCGGATCCCCCTCGCCTCCCGGAGGGTTGGCCGCGTAGTCGGCCACAAAACGGTCCACGCCGCGGGTTATGATGCCGCGCAGGTCGACATATTTTTCAAGCAGCACGTGATCGTTGGTGTCGATGGCGCGCTGAACGTTGGCCAGGCTCATGGCCAGGGGTTCCGCCGCCAAGGCGCCGCCCGCCCAAAAGACAAGAATCATTACAATATAGCATCTGCATCGAACCATGGGGTTTTCTCCTTGTGTTGTGTGGCATCTATGCCAAGCACAACCCGGCCGTCCACAACCAAGCACGTCTGAAAACCGGAAAGTCGCCACGTGACCCAAGGCCGGCTTGCGGCCATCGCATCCGAAGTTCCGGGCCTTGCCGGCAACGCAAAGCCATGTAAAAAGCCCCCACACGAAAACCCTTGGCGCAGAGGCTTTGATCACTGCTCTCAAGCAAGGCGCGTGATCGCGCCATGACGGGAGTAAATCAATGAAATCCGGTCATCCCGGCGTTACGCGAAACATCAGGCCTTCTTGACCTCCAAGGCATCCTCGAAAAATGCGGTCAGCGCGAAATTCCTGCCGCCGATGTTCACCGTCTCGCTCTGGTTGGGAAACAGTTCGAATGTCGGCTCAAAGCTGCTGCCGATGAAAATCGCCTTGGCTTCACCGTTGCTCTCCCAGCGCACCTCGTTGCCGTCATCCAAAACAAGCAGTTCACCATCGTGCACCCGAACAGGCAGATCTTTTTCTGAATACTGCATTGAGCACCTCCATAACTGGTTGAATGGTCGAACACTATTTTGGTTCAACATACCAGAGCGGGGGGCAGGGTCAAGGGTGCATCCGCATTTTCGCCAATTTGAAAGCCATGGCGGGTTCCTTGACTGTTCCCATGATCGCGCCTACTGCCTCCTAGGCCCTGAAGGCAGGGTTACACAGCATTTGGAGAGTCTATGAGCGCATTGGCAAGAGAAATACGACAGAATGTGGAAAAACGCCGCACGTTCGGCATCATCAGTCACCCCGACGCGGGCAAGACGACCCTGACCGAGAAGCTGCTTCTCTTTGGCGGAGCCATCACCCTGGCCGGCACGGTCAAGTCGCGCAAGGCTTCCCGCCACGCGACATCGGACTGGATGAAGATGGAACAGGAACGCGGCATCTCCGTGACCACCTCGGTCATGAAGTTCGAATACGGCGGGTACGACATCAACCTGCTCGACACCCCCGGCCACGAAGATTTTTCCGAGGACACCTATCGCGTCCTGACCGCCGTGGATTCCGCCCTGCTGGTCATCGACAGCGCCAAGGGCGTCGAGGCCCAGACCAAGAAACTGATGGACGTCTGCCGCATGCGCAACACGCCCATCATGACTTTCATCAACAAGCTCGACCGCGACGGTCTTGAGCCGCTGGACCTTTTGGCCGACATCGAGGACCATCTGGGCATCGAGTGCGCCCCCTTGAGCTGGCCCATCGGCATGGGCAAGGGATTCAAGGGCACCTACTCCATCCACAAGAAGCAGATCCATCTCTTTTCGGCCACCCACGGGGGGCGCATCCAGCAGGGCGTGGTCATCGACGACGTGAACGACCCCAAGCTCGACGAACTGCTCGGCCTGCAGGCGCAGGATCTGCGCCGGGATCTCGAACTGCTCGAAGGCGCGGGCAACCCCTTCTCCGTCGAGCGCTATCTGGAAGGCAGCCAGACTCCGGTCTTCTTCGGCAGCGCCATCAACAATTTCGGCGTGCAGGAAATGCTCGACACCTTTGTCGAGCTGGCCCCCTGTCCGCGCCCTCGGGCGACCCTGACCCGCGAAGTTTCGCCCTTCGAGGAGGAATTCTCGGGCGTGGTCTTCAAGATCCAGGCGAACATGGACAAGGCCCACCGGGACCGCATCGCCTTCATGCGCATCTGCTCGGGCAAATACGAAAAAGGCATGAAGATCCGCCACCACCGCATCGGCAAGGACGTGCAGATCTCAAACGCCACCATCTTCATGGCCCAGGACCGGACCGGCGTGGAGGAAGCCTTCGCCGGGGACATCATCGGCCTGCACAACCACGGGACCATCAAGATCGGCGACACCTTCAGCCTGAAGGAAGAGCTCAAGTTCACGGGCATCCCGAGCTTTGCGCCCGAGCATTTCCGCAAGGTCATCCTGAAAAGCCCGCTCAAGACCAAGCAGCTGCAAAAAGGCCTCCAGCAGCTCGCCGAAGAGGGCGCGGTGCAGGTGTTCCGCCCCACGCTCGGCAACGAGTACATTCTGGGCGCGGTGGGCGTCCTGCAGTTTGACGTGATCATTTCACGCCTTAAAGATGAATATGCCGTCGACGCCATCTACACCCCGGTCAACCTGTCCGCGGCGCGGTGGGTGCAAGCCGACGACAAGGCCCTTCTCGAACGATTCCAAAAGGATCTTCACTCGTCCCTGGCCACGGATTCCGAAGGCAACCTGGCCCTGCTGGCCGACAGCACCTGGCGACTTGAATACATCATGGAGCAGTGGCCGGACATCACCTTTCACACCACCAGGGAAAAGAACTAAACTCGGCTGGCGACCCATGGCTTTATTATTTGCTTTTCTTCTTCTGCTTCTGCTTCCCGGCGAGGCGCTGGCCTGGGGGCCGGGGGTGCACATGGCCATCGGCAACCATGTCCTGACCCATCTGCACCTTCTCGCCCCGGCGGTAGCCGCCGTGCTGACGGCCCACCCCGAGCAGTTCCTGTACGGATGCCTGTCGGCCGATATTTTCATCGGCAAGGGCAGCAAATTCACGCCCTCCCATTCCCACAACTGGGACACGGGCAAGGCCCTCTTGCGCCAGGCCGAAGACGGAAAGGCCCAGGCCTACGCCTATGGCTACCTGTCCCATCTGGCCGCCGACGTCATCGCGCACAACTATCTGGTCCCGAACATGCTCGGCTTCTCCGCCGGACGTGGCAAATTCGCCCACACCTATGTGGAGATGCTGGCCGACCTGCAGGTCGAATGGCCCCGCAAACAGGCCTCGCGCATCTTTCGCATCCCGCATCCCGAGGCCGACGATTCCCTGGTCCTGACCATGGGACAGAAAAAATTGCCCTTCAGCATCAAAAAACGCATCTTCCGCCAAAGCCTGCATCTGGTGGAGGAAAAATCCTACAAACGCTCCCTGCGCATGTTCCAGAGTTTTCTGCCCTTTGCCCGCAAGAAGGCGTTCATCGCCGAAGCCATCGCCCATGCCCAGAATCTGGTCATGGATCTGCTCAGAAATCCGCAACGCTCGCCGGTGCTGGAGTGCGACCCCATCGGCAGCCAGAACCTGGACCAGGTGCGCAGATTCCAGCGCAAGCAGCGCTCCTATTACACCGCACGCGGTGAAGGCATCATTTTTCCCATGGACACCCGTCTTGAACCCTGTCTGCAAGTTTTCGGAGGCACCGATGACCGATTTTCTCAATTTTCTGAGTGATCAGATCCGGCAAGTGCGGAACATCGAAAGCACCGCGCACGACCTGCTGCACAATGCGGGCGACGATGCCGGATATCGCGAGGCCATGCATCGCAAGGCGGAACTGCTGGCCAACCTGTCCGCCAACGCGGCCCCTTTTCTTGATGCGCTGAGCCTTGAACGGCGTCCCATGATCGAACACAAGCTGGACATGTTTTCCCAAAGCGCGCGGCGCAGCCTGGACATAGGCAGCGTCTTCTACATGTCCGCGCTGCTCTACCCGGACGACCACAAACCAGGAGAGCCCAACACCCTCGAACTCTGGCTTGCGGAACTCGAGCGGTCCAAATAAAACCAGTAACCTTAAATCCACAGGAAACATCATGACACTTGAAGCTGGAACCAAAGTACTGGTTCATTACACGGGCACGCTCGACGACGGCACCCAGTTCGATTCCTCCCGGGAGCGCGACCCCCTGGAGATCATCCTCGGCCAGGACATGGTCATCCCCGGCTTTGAAAAAGCCATCGTCGATCTCGAGCCCGGCCAGAGCGTCACCGTGACCATCCCGGAGGAAGAGGCCTACGGCCCGCACAACGAGGAAATGGTCATCCGCGTTCCCAAGACGTCCTTCCCCCCGGAGATCGTACCCACCGTCGGCGAACAGCTGGTGCTGCGCTCCCCCGACGGCAACGAGCTCCCGGCCCTCATCGTCGACGTCGATGACGACGAAGCCACCCTGGACGCCAACCATCCCCTGGCCGGATTCGCCCTGACCTTTGAGATCGAGCTGGTCAGCGTAGGCTAGGCGCAGACATTCAAGACAAAAGGCATGGGTTCCCGCCTGCGCGCGGGAATGACGTCGAGACAGCACGGCGGGCAACGCCTTCAAACGGTCCAGAAACGCCATTGTCATTCCCATGAAGACTGGAATCCATGCCTTTTGTCAGCATTCTCCCGCCCCACCCGATTCAGACTCCGTCAAAACCCAAAAAAAAGGGATTCCGAGCTTTCCCCGAAATCCCCCGTCCCAGCCGGACAGCCCGGCTTCAACCAGGCCTCAACCCGCCGAAGTCCGCGTAACCTCCTGCACTGCCTCAAGATTCCGCAATTTCTCGATGATGGCGTAAAGCTGGGTCGTGGTCTTGACCTCGATGACGAAATCGAGCTCCGACATCCCGTCCACGGCGGACGTGAACTTGCCTGAATCGATGTTGATGCCTTCCTTGGCCAAAAGCCCGCTGACCAGACCCAGAACGCCGCGCTCGTTCTTGCAGACGACCTTGATCCTGGCCGGCAGGGGCTTGGTTTCCTCCTGACCGCCCCAGCTCACGTCAAGCAGGCGTTCGGGCTCCATGTTGGCCACGTTGGGACAGTCCTGGGTGTGAACTGTCACCCCGAGGCCCCGGCTGATATAGCCCACAATGGGGTCCCCGGGCAGCGGATTGCAGCACTGGGCATAGCGGATGAGCACCCCGTCGACGCCCTGGATGCTGATGGAATCGGGATCCTGGGGCTTGGTCTGGGGCGCGGCCGGACCCGTGGGCTTGCGCTCCTCGGTTTTTTGCTCCTCCTTGGGCAGAAGCTTCCGGAGCACCTGCCGGGCGGTGATGCGTCCATGCCCCACGGCGGAAAAAAGGTCGTCGAGCTGGCGAA includes these proteins:
- a CDS encoding RNA methyltransferase, yielding MLENIDVILCKSKYPENIGSVARACLNMGCGQIVLVDPWNWDKDKALPLATHHAGHLLENIRIHQTLAEALAPYSFSYGTTARTGGWRQAIQTPEEAAPRIVEQRNAGGRIAIVFGPEDKGLTNEETDLCNQLLTIPTTDNLTSLNLSQAVMVVLYECFKKSLTKPFKVAGAPKDRYINNEEREVLFNQLRETLIEIDFLNKDNPEYFMLPLKRFFNRINPRLNEYNLLMGLCRQMRRIVAVAKDRKA
- a CDS encoding type II toxin-antitoxin system prevent-host-death family antitoxin translates to MDAITYTNARANLAQTMTQVCEDHAPIIITRGNDQSVVMMSLEDYTALEETAYLLRSPKNAVRLLKAISELESGQGLERALAE
- a CDS encoding Txe/YoeB family addiction module toxin, whose translation is MKLIFSETAWEDYLYWQKTDAKTLARINQLIREASRQPFTGIGKPEPLKHALKGYWSRRINDEHRFVYKATDEALLIAQLRYHY
- the pdxR gene encoding MocR-like pyridoxine biosynthesis transcription factor PdxR, translating into MRLALDFESREPVYVQISGHFRNSILTENLRPGIRLPAVRSLAANLGVSRGTVESAYAELMAEGLITSRQGSGFYVLPHAPGEARNPPLSGGWPAWQGRLSYGGCEAMSAYLPEVSRKTDWIALDGGACDPRLFPMDEFRKLLSQVMRRDGVASVEYGEIAGYRPLRATLAQVLASQGIQTDAESILITAGSQQALSLVTGLILSPGEAVVVEGPTYAGALDVFRARGLRILTVGVDEEGMDMRELEAVLSRHRPGLIYTIPNFHNPTGACLDGQRRRQLISLAGRFDVPILEDDYVGDIRYEGRAQPTLKSLDPDGRVIYMSTFSKMLIPGLRVGFVVADGPVYAHLLRSKRCHDLATCNLIQRALKDYVSVGRYHAHLQRSCTLYRRRRDAMLAALARHMPECTSWTRPKGGLFVWLRLPEGMKASDLLPKACGEGVIFAPGGNFFLDPAEGEGGMRLNFASNTESVIEEGVRRLGVAMGGG
- a CDS encoding DMT family transporter, producing the protein MAMSRSAQGFSAALASAVFLSTTSIFIRHLVMNFDMPPLVLACWRNIIVVATLVPLMLLFDRGLLRVDKVHIPFLAIFGVMLAGFNGLWAISVAQNGAAVATVMVYCSVAYTAILGWKFMGESLGALKFTAIALCLGGCALISGALSASAWQSNLAGVIAGLLTGLCYTAYSLMGRMTSTRGISPWTTLLYIFAFAGVFLFLANLTGGWVPGSATTPGDMFWLGSSVEGWTVMILLGAIPTVGGYGFYNVSLSLLDASVANIIVSLEPLFTAVFAFFLLGETLTPVQLLGSALLLSGMAAIKLGDLRRPLPVPQEA
- a CDS encoding peptide chain release factor 3 — translated: MSALAREIRQNVEKRRTFGIISHPDAGKTTLTEKLLLFGGAITLAGTVKSRKASRHATSDWMKMEQERGISVTTSVMKFEYGGYDINLLDTPGHEDFSEDTYRVLTAVDSALLVIDSAKGVEAQTKKLMDVCRMRNTPIMTFINKLDRDGLEPLDLLADIEDHLGIECAPLSWPIGMGKGFKGTYSIHKKQIHLFSATHGGRIQQGVVIDDVNDPKLDELLGLQAQDLRRDLELLEGAGNPFSVERYLEGSQTPVFFGSAINNFGVQEMLDTFVELAPCPRPRATLTREVSPFEEEFSGVVFKIQANMDKAHRDRIAFMRICSGKYEKGMKIRHHRIGKDVQISNATIFMAQDRTGVEEAFAGDIIGLHNHGTIKIGDTFSLKEELKFTGIPSFAPEHFRKVILKSPLKTKQLQKGLQQLAEEGAVQVFRPTLGNEYILGAVGVLQFDVIISRLKDEYAVDAIYTPVNLSAARWVQADDKALLERFQKDLHSSLATDSEGNLALLADSTWRLEYIMEQWPDITFHTTREKN
- a CDS encoding zinc dependent phospholipase C family protein, with the translated sequence MALLFAFLLLLLLPGEALAWGPGVHMAIGNHVLTHLHLLAPAVAAVLTAHPEQFLYGCLSADIFIGKGSKFTPSHSHNWDTGKALLRQAEDGKAQAYAYGYLSHLAADVIAHNYLVPNMLGFSAGRGKFAHTYVEMLADLQVEWPRKQASRIFRIPHPEADDSLVLTMGQKKLPFSIKKRIFRQSLHLVEEKSYKRSLRMFQSFLPFARKKAFIAEAIAHAQNLVMDLLRNPQRSPVLECDPIGSQNLDQVRRFQRKQRSYYTARGEGIIFPMDTRLEPCLQVFGGTDDRFSQFSE
- a CDS encoding FKBP-type peptidyl-prolyl cis-trans isomerase; the encoded protein is MTLEAGTKVLVHYTGTLDDGTQFDSSRERDPLEIILGQDMVIPGFEKAIVDLEPGQSVTVTIPEEEAYGPHNEEMVIRVPKTSFPPEIVPTVGEQLVLRSPDGNELPALIVDVDDDEATLDANHPLAGFALTFEIELVSVG